The window TTTCGCCTTGAGCTCGCTCTCTCCCTCGACTCGAAGGTCTGCGCCATCGTGGGCCCCAACGGCAGCGGCAAGACGACCCTGCTGGACCTGGTGGCGGGGCTGGCGCGACCGTCGCGGGGCCGGATCGCGCTCGACGGCGAGACGCTCGTCGACACGGCCCGCGGCATCGATCTGCCGCCCGAGCATCGGCGCGTGGGCTACGTCTTCCAGGACGGCGCGCTGTTCCCTCACCTGGACGTCGCCGCCAACCTGCGCTATGGCCGGCGCCGGCGGGGCGACGGCGGGCCGGGCATCCCCGAGGTCGTCGAGGTGCTCGGCCTCGGCGACCTGCTGGCGCGGCGAGTGCACGC of the Candidatus Latescibacterota bacterium genome contains:
- a CDS encoding ATP-binding cassette domain-containing protein, with the protein product MLALDLGFERAAFRLELALSLDSKVCAIVGPNGSGKTTLLDLVAGLARPSRGRIALDGETLVDTARGIDLPPEHRRVGYVFQDGALFPHLDVAANLRYGRRRRGDGGPGIPEVVEVLGLGDLLARRVHALSGGERRRVALGRALLSAPRLLLLDEPLAGLDVEVQRRVLPYLARTVEAFGLPMLYVSHSSRELLALAEQAVLLAGGRVVATGTPAALFAEDGPAGSLALY